In one Halomarina ordinaria genomic region, the following are encoded:
- a CDS encoding DUF6653 family protein produces the protein MPTDTRPASPRTVLPEAVWERHANPWSGWSRAATTPLLVYALYSRNRRLLAATLGWLVVNPAAFPPPTNTDAWMTRGVLAERAWLRAGNGTVGVDWPNVLNLLNVPVTAWVGWAALRRRPVHTVVATALLMGLKMLWIDEIIQRTDADEFERLHGD, from the coding sequence ATGCCGACGGACACGCGACCGGCGTCGCCCCGTACCGTCCTCCCGGAGGCCGTCTGGGAGCGCCACGCGAACCCCTGGAGCGGGTGGAGTCGCGCCGCGACAACCCCCCTGCTCGTCTACGCCCTCTACAGCCGAAACCGGCGACTGCTGGCCGCGACGCTGGGCTGGCTGGTCGTCAACCCCGCGGCGTTCCCGCCGCCGACGAACACGGACGCGTGGATGACCCGCGGCGTCCTCGCGGAGCGGGCGTGGCTCCGCGCCGGAAACGGAACCGTCGGCGTCGACTGGCCGAACGTCCTCAACCTCCTCAACGTACCCGTGACCGCGTGGGTCGGCTGGGCCGCCCTCCGTCGCCGCCCCGTCCACACCGTCGTCGCGACGGCCCTCCTGATGGGCCTCAAGATGCTGTGGATAGACGAGATCATCCAGCGGACGGACGCCGACGAGTTCGAACGTCTCCACGGCGACTAG